A window of the Streptomyces sp. NBC_01351 genome harbors these coding sequences:
- a CDS encoding peptidoglycan-binding protein codes for MPMPVFEEYEPAGDCPCQGCAHRRRALARARAIPLRDGGHPAARGARRALVLATAAGVVLGGGGSAAVAVTTPTPGPVALDDPGSPQGGRAPLHGPKAGPAGKPGAPAAPAAAKKRIDRTTIINRAKLWLDAKVPYSMSEYWTDGYRQDCSGYVSMAWNLGTNEWTGSLDKFATRITKEELLPGDMLLFHNPADPNKGSHVTLFGGWVDETRTHYISYEQTRPTTRKLATPYGYWNNATKYIPYRYNGVAGGVDTPGPPAQGSSPFPGAAKFGPGQSNEHVARLGRMLVDRGGSRFYPQGVPMEWTESARLATQAFQRAQGWTGADADGLPGAHTWRLLVDGQGKDIPPTAGGGGAPGPGGVRAYPGAKVFRPGSSHEAVTALGRQLVKKGFGKHYRSGPGPRWGEADRRNVEAFQRAQGWRGAAADGYPGPETWRRLFA; via the coding sequence ATGCCGATGCCCGTTTTCGAGGAGTACGAGCCCGCGGGCGACTGCCCCTGCCAGGGATGCGCGCACCGTCGCCGCGCACTCGCCCGCGCACGGGCCATACCGCTGCGCGACGGGGGCCATCCCGCCGCGCGCGGCGCCCGCCGCGCGCTGGTCCTGGCCACCGCGGCGGGAGTGGTCCTGGGCGGTGGGGGCTCGGCCGCCGTCGCCGTGACCACCCCGACCCCGGGTCCGGTGGCCCTGGACGACCCGGGCAGCCCGCAGGGCGGCCGGGCCCCGCTGCACGGCCCGAAGGCCGGCCCGGCCGGGAAGCCCGGAGCGCCGGCGGCGCCCGCGGCGGCGAAGAAGCGGATCGACCGCACGACGATCATCAACCGGGCGAAGCTGTGGCTGGACGCGAAGGTCCCGTACAGCATGTCCGAGTACTGGACGGACGGATACCGGCAGGACTGCTCCGGCTACGTCTCCATGGCCTGGAACCTCGGCACCAACGAGTGGACCGGCAGCCTGGACAAATTCGCCACCCGCATCACGAAGGAGGAGCTGCTGCCGGGGGACATGCTGCTCTTCCACAACCCGGCGGACCCCAACAAGGGCTCGCACGTCACCCTCTTCGGCGGATGGGTGGACGAGACCCGCACGCACTACATCTCGTACGAGCAGACGCGGCCGACGACGCGGAAGCTGGCGACGCCGTACGGGTACTGGAACAACGCGACGAAGTACATCCCGTACCGGTACAACGGGGTCGCCGGCGGGGTCGACACCCCGGGTCCGCCGGCGCAGGGCTCCTCGCCCTTCCCGGGCGCCGCGAAGTTCGGCCCGGGGCAGAGCAACGAGCACGTCGCCCGGCTGGGCCGGATGCTGGTCGACCGGGGCGGCTCGCGCTTCTACCCGCAGGGTGTGCCCATGGAGTGGACCGAGTCCGCCCGGCTGGCCACGCAGGCCTTCCAGCGCGCCCAGGGCTGGACGGGCGCGGACGCGGACGGCCTCCCGGGCGCGCACACCTGGCGGCTGCTGGTCGACGGCCAGGGCAAGGACATCCCGCCGACGGCGGGCGGCGGCGGAGCTCCGGGGCCGGGAGGCGTACGGGCCTACCCGGGCGCGAAGGTGTTCCGCCCGGGGTCGTCCCACGAGGCGGTCACCGCGCTCGGCCGCCAGCTGGTGAAGAAGGGCTTCGGCAAGCACTACCGCTCCGGCCCGGGCCCCCGCTGGGGCGAGGCCGACCGCCGCAACGTCGAGGCCTTCCAACGCGCGCAGGGCTGGCGCGGGGCGGCGGCCGACGGCTATCCGGGCCCGGAAACCTGGCGCCGGCTGTTCGCATGA